The segment ATCGGCAACACCTCGGACAACGGTCCCGGCGGTGATCATCGGGATGGACCCGCACAAGCGCTCCGCCACGATCGAGGTCCTCGACGACACTGAGCGCGTGCTGCTGGGACAGCGCTTCAGCACCGACACCGATGGCTACCGCGCCATGCTCGCCGCGGTGAGCACCTGGCCGGCGCGGACGTGGGCGGTCGAAGGCGCCAACGGCGCCGGCCGGCACCTGGCGCAGCGCCTGGTCGCCGACGGTGAGACGGTGCTGGACGTCCCGGCGAAGCTGTCCGCGCAGGTTCGTGCGTTCGAGACCGGTCACGGCCGCAAGACCGATGCCACCGACGCTCACGCCATCGCTGCGGTCGCCGTTCGCCGCCGCAGGCATCGCCAGGCAGTGACCGATCGCCAGAGCGCGGGTCTGCGGGTGGTGACCGTTGACGATGAGAGCGTGGCGTTGCGGTTGCTGGCCGATCGTCGCGATGAGTTGGGCGTGCGCAAGACCGAGATCGTCAACCGGATCCACCGGCTGCTGAGTGAGTTGATCGGTGGTGGCGCGAAACGGTTCCTCACTGCAGCGCAGGCGAAAGACCTGGTTGAGGGTCTGACCCCTACTGGTCCGGCGGCGCTGATGCGGGCGCAGCTGGCCGCTGAGCTGGTGCAGGAGCTGGAGGGGATCCAGGTCAAGATCAAGGCCGCGAACCGGCAGCTGCGGCAGCTGGTGATCGACTCCGGTTCGCACCTGATGGATCTTTACGGCATCGGCCCCTCCAGTGCTGCCCGTCTACTCGGGGACGTCGGCGACATCGCCCGCTTCCC is part of the Kineococcus mangrovi genome and harbors:
- a CDS encoding IS110 family transposase — translated: MIIGMDPHKRSATIEVLDDTERVLLGQRFSTDTDGYRAMLAAVSTWPARTWAVEGANGAGRHLAQRLVADGETVLDVPAKLSAQVRAFETGHGRKTDATDAHAIAAVAVRRRRHRQAVTDRQSAGLRVVTVDDESVALRLLADRRDELGVRKTEIVNRIHRLLSELIGGGAKRFLTAAQAKDLVEGLTPTGPAALMRAQLAAELVQELEGIQVKIKAANRQLRQLVIDSGSHLMDLYGIGPSSAARLLGDVGDIARFPTRDHFASWNGTAPIDASSGENEHHRLSRAGNRRLNRVLHTMAIVQLRQPGTEGRVFFDRKRGEGKSSMEALRALKRRLSNVVYRQMLADAGGQGSPRQSDLQPDLQPDLQPDLQSDLQPDPQLDPEGPETTAEPASTASASAASVSAAVSAASVAALVSAAVMTGPGGQAGAALDSSATDCDPGVGSSDEPLPGPAGTSIPTDGRRRKGPLT